The nucleotide sequence CCCGAAGTACGCCGGGTCGTCCGAGTTCACGGTCACCAGCAGCCCCGCCTCCATCATCGCCCGCAGCGGATGGTCCGCGAGGGTGTCGATGACGCGGAGGCGTACGTTCGACAGCGGGCACAGCGTCAGCGGCACGCGCTCGCGGGCGAGCCGGTCGACGAGTTCCGGGTCGTCCATGCAGCGCAGACCGTGGTCGACGCGCTCGACGCCGAGGACGTCGAGCGCCTCGCGGACGTACGCCGCCGGCCCCTCCTCGCCCGCGTGCGCGACGCGGCGCAGCCCGAGCCGGGCCGCCTCCTCGTACACCTCGCGGAACTTCGCCGGCGGGTTGCCGACCTCCGCCGAGTCGAGCCCGACGCCGGTGATCCGGTCCAGGTACGGCTTCGCGGCGTCGAGCGTCGCGAGCGCGGACTCGGCCGACTCGTCGCGCAGGAAGCACATGATGAGCCGGGTGGAGATCCCGTACCGCTCCTCGGAGCGTTCGAGGGAGGCGCCGATGCCCTCGACGACGGTGCCGAGGGGGACGCCGCGGGCGGCGTGCGCCTGCGGGTCGAAGAAGATCTCGGCGTGCCGGACGCCCTGCGCGGCGGCCCGCTCCAGATAGGCGTCGGTGAGCTCGGTGAAGTCCTCGGCGGTGCGCAGGACCGCCATCAGGCCGTAGTAGAGGTCCAGGAAGGACTGGAGGTCGCTGAAGCGGTACGCCTCGCGCAGGGCCGCGGCGTCCGCGTACGGCAGGGTGACGCCGCCCCGCGCGGCGAGCGCGAAGGCCAGCTCGGGTTCGAGGGTGCCTTCGATGTGGAGGTGCAGTTCGGCCTTGGGTACGGGCATGTTCACGTTCGTTTCGGTACGGGGACCCTCATGAGGTCCTGGGCAATGCTCAGCTCGCCGTCGAACCCGGCCGCCCGCGCCTGCCGCTCGAACTCGGCCGGGTCGGAGTAGCGCTGCGAGAAGTGGGTCAGGACGAGGTGCCGCACGCCCGCGTCCCGCGCGACAGCGGCGGCCTGGCCGGCCGTCAGATGGCCGTGGTCGGTGGCGAGGCGGACGTCCTCGTCGAGGAAGGTCGACTCGATGACCAGCATGTCGGCGCCCTCCGCGAGGGCGTGCACGCCGTCGCAGAGCCGGGTGTCCATGACGAAGGCGAAGCGCTGCCCGCGCCGGACCTCGCTGACCTCGTCGAGGGTCACCCCGTCCAGCACGCCCTCGCGCTGGATCCGGCCCACGTCGGGGCCGGTGATGCCGTGCGCGGCGAGCCGTTCGGGCAGGATGCGGCGCCCGTCGGGCTCGGTGAGCCGGTAGCCGTACGACTCGACCGGATGCGAGAGCCGGCACGCGTCGAGGGTGTACGCGTCGGTGACGGCGAGCGGCCCGTCGGCGGCCACCGGCCCCTCGGTGAGCCGCACGGTCTCGCGGTACGCCGTGGCGTACCGCAGCCGCTCGAAGAAGTGCTGCCCGCTCGCCGGGTAGTGCGCGGTGACGGGGTGCGGGACCTGGTCGAGGTTGATCCGCTGGATCACCCCGGCCAGGCCGAGCGAGTGGTCGCCGTGGAAGTGCGTGACGCAGATCCGGTCGATGTCGTGCGCGGCGACCCCGGCCCGCAGCATCTGGCGCTGGGTGCCCTCGCCGGGGTCGAAGAGGATGCCCTGTCCGTCCCAGCGCAGCAGGTAGCCGTTGTGGTTGCGGTGCCGGGTCGGAACCTGGCTGGCGGTTCCGAGGACGACCAGTTCGCGTACGGACATGGCTGGTCCGGCCTAGCCGGGGGGCCAGTTGAGGCCGCGGCCGCCCAGCACGTGCGCGTGCGCGTGGAAGACGGTCTGGCCCGCGCCCGCGCCGGTGTTGAAGACGATCCGGAAGCCGCTGCCGTCGACCTTCTCCTGGGCGGCGACCTCGCCGGCCTCGCGCAGTATGTCGGCGGCCACGGCCGGCTCGGCGGCGGCGAGCGACGCGGCGTCCGGGTAGTGGAGGCGCGGGATCACGAGGACGTGGGTGGGCGCCTGCGGGTTGATGTCGCGGAACGCGACCGTCGTCTCCGTCTCGCGCACGATCGTCGCGGGCACCTCTCCCGCCACGATCTTGCAGAACAGGCAGTCGCTCTGCGGCTCTCCGGCCATGGCCCGGGCCTCCTCGCCTCGTCGGTCGCTACCCGCGCATGCTATCCGCCGGCGCACCGCGACCGGGTCCCCGGCCGTCTTCAGTCCTTGGGCGCGCGCCGGTTCAGGAACGAGCGGCTCACCCAGTACGTGATGATCACACCCCAGAACAGCGGCGTGCCGACCGCCCGCACCACGCCCGAGTCGAAGGACCACAGGGCGAGCGAGGCGAACGAGGAGAGACCGAGGAGACCGACCGCCCCGGCCATGAACAGCACGGGCCGGCAGTTGCGGGCCACGAGGAGCATCGGCCGGCGCAGCCGGGGCGGCACCCGGCGGCCGATCCACACCGCCCATCCGGTCCAGGCGCCGAGCAGCACCGCAAGGCCGACCAGGAGCGGGACGGCCGCCTCGGCCCAGGTCGCGCCGTCGGGGACGGCGGCGCCCGCGACGGCCGAGGCCAGGAAGCCGACGAGGGCGACCCAGCGGGCCCCGGCGGCGGTGTTCCAGGCCATGGCCTCCAGGTTGTAGCGGGCCTTGCGGTCCTGGAGGTCGAGCGCGGCGGAGGCCACGAAGCCCTCGGCGGCCTGGGTCCAGGCGCCGCGGCGGAACCAGCGGCGCCGCAGCCGCAGCAGCGACAGGTTGTTGTGGGCCTCGCTGCTCTGCGGGTTGAGCCGCAGTGTCGTCTCGTACGCCCGCTGCGCGGTGGCGTGGTCGCCCCGGCGCTGGGCGGTGAGCCCCACCAGGAAGTGGGCGGCGTCCTCCTCGGGGGCGAGGCTGACGGCGGCCCGCGCCGCCTCGTACGCCTCGCGGGTACGCGCGGGCGTGCGCGCGTGCTCCGCGAACTGGGCGAGGGCGGTACCGAGCGCGTAGTGGGTGCCCCAGTACTGCGGGGCGAGCTGGACGGCGTACCGGGCGGCGGCCTCCGCGTCCTGGAACCGCCGCAGCGCCAGCAGGATCTGGACCCGCATCAGCCAGGCCATGAGCAGCTCGGGTTCGGCGCGCAGCGCCCGGTCCACGGCGTCCAGGGCGGCCGGCTGGTCCTCGGCGCGGTGGTGGCAGCGGGCGAGCAGGACGAGCGCCTCGGCGTCCTCCGGTTCGCCCGCCAGGTGCTGGGCGACGAGCTCCCCGGCCTGCGCGTACCGCCCGGTGTCGTAGAGCGCCTCCGCGCGCAGGAGCGCGGCGGGGGTGGTCACAGCTTGCGCTTCCGCTTGAGGTGGGCGAGGAGGTCGTCGTACAGGCCGCCCTCGTTGGCGAACATGGCGACGTTCCGCGCGGCGGCGAACCACGGCTCCGTGGACGGCTTGATCTGCTTGGCCGCGGTCAGCAGGTCCTTGGTGCCGATCAGGCGTACGGAGCCGCTGCGGGCGGAATCGAGGAGCGCGGCCTCGGCCGCGGTCTCGCAGACGTGGGCGAGGTCGGCGCCGGAGAAGTCCTCGGTGGCCTTGACGAGCTTGCCGAGGTCGACGGCCTCGATGGGCCGCTCGCGCAGGTGGTAGCGGAGGATCGCCTCGCGTGCGGTGGCGTCCGGCGGCAGCACGAGGAGGGTGCGGTCGAGCCGGCCGGGGCGGCGCAGGGCGATGTCGACGTCCCAGGGCACGTTGGTGGCGGCGAGCACGAACACGCCCTCGTTGCCGGCGCCGGACGCGATGCCGTCGAGCTCAGTGAGGAGCTGGTTGACGACGTTGCGCAGTCCGCTGTGGTGCGTGCGGGACCGTTTGGCGCCGAGGGCGTCCAGCTCGTCGAGGAAGACGACGCAGGGGGCCTGGCGGCGGGCGGTCTCGAAGATGTCGTGGATGTTCTTCTCGGACGCCCCGATCCACATGTCGAGGACGTCGGAGAGCGAGACGGTGAGGAAGTTCGCGCCGAGCTCGCCGGCGACGGCCCGTGCGATGAAGGTCTTGCCGCAGCCGGGAGGCCCGTACAGCAGCAGCCCGCCGCGCAGCGACTTGCCGTACAGCTTGCGCAGTTCGGGATTGCGCATGGGGGCGAGGAAGGCGGCCTCCAGGCGCTCCTTGACCTCGTCCATGCCGCCGACGTCGGCGAGGCGTACGGAGCCGGGCGCGTCGACGTCCCAGGCGTCGGCGTCCCCCGCCGTCCCCTCGCCTTCGGCGGCCTGCGGGTCGTCGAGGAAGCGGGGCCCGACGACGTCCCGGACCTGCTGCTCTGCGGCGTCCCAGTCGAAGGCGGGGACGGGGCCGACGGGCGGCGGCGGAGGCTCGACCGGCCCGGTCGCCCGCTCCGTGGGGGCCGGGGCGGGAGGCGTGGCCGGAGCCGGGGCCGGGGCGGGGGGCGTGGCCGGCGGCATCCCCATGGCCCGGACCATCAGCGCCCGCGCGTCCGTGTCGCCGGGCGCGTGCTGGAGCGCGACGGCCGCCTCCGCGACGGCCTCGTCGTTCCGTCCCTCGGCGAGGAGGAGTTCGGCGAAGTGCAGGCGCAGGGGTACGTCACCGGGGGCGGCGGTCACGGCGGCGCGCAGACTGCGGATCAGGGGGGACTCGTCGGCCATGCGGCCCAGCCTAAGGAGCGCGGGGCGGCCGCGGTCCACCGGGTTCGGGCCGTCGCGCACTTCGTACACGACGCCGGACGGGACAGGACCGCGCACCGTTCGGAGCGGGCCGAAGGAGCTAGCTCCAGCGGCCCGTGCGGCCCAGGACGAGCGCCGTCGCCGCCGTACCGGCCGTGGAGGTGCGCAGGACGCTCCGGCCCAGCCGGTACGGCTTCGCCCCGGCCGCCTCGAACACGGCCAGCTCCTCCGGGGAGACCCCGCCCTCGGGGCCCACGACCAGCACGATCGCGCCCTTCGCCGGGAGTTCGGCGGTCGCCAGCGCCCCGCTCGGGTGGTCGCGGTCCTCGTGCAGGACGGCCGCGAAGTCCGCCCCCGCGAGCAGCGCGGCGACCTGCTTGGTCGTCATCGGCTCCGCGACCTCGGGGAACCGGGACCGGCGCGACTGCTTGCCCGCCTCGCGCGCTGTGGAGCGCCACTTGGCGAGCGCCTTGAGGCCCCGGTCGCCCTTCCACTGCGTGATGCAGCGGGACGCGGCCCACGGCACGATCGCGTCCACGCCGGTCTCCGTCATGGTCTCCACGGCGAGCTCGCCACGGTCGCCCTTGGGAAGCGCCTGGACGACGGTGATCCGGGGCTCCTCCGCGGGGTCCTCGTGGACCTCGTCGACCCGTACGGTCAGCTGGTCCTTGCCCTCGGCGGCGAGCACCACGCACGCGGCCCAGCGGCCGCCGCCGTCGGCGAGGACGAGCTCCTCGCCCTCCCGCAGCCGCTTCACGGAGACGGCGTGCCGCCCTTCGGGCCCGTCCAGGAGGAAGCTCCCGGGGCCGGGGACGGCGTCGACGACGAAGACGGGTGCGGTCATGAGGCGCTCCTGTGGGCGAGCTCGGAGAGTGCGGTGTCGAGTTCGGCGGCCAGTACCTCGACCAGCTGCCCGGCGGGGAGTTCACGGGCGAGCCGGTGGCCCTGGCCGGCCCACAGGGCCATGCCCTGGGCGTCGCCGGCGGTCGCGGCGGCCTTGCGGATCGGGGCGGTGAGGTGGTGGATCTCGGGGTACGCGGCGGGGGCGTACGGCCCGTGCTCGCGCATGAAGCGGTTGACGAGGCCGCGCGCCGGGCGCCCGGAGAAGGCCCGGGTGAAGGCGGTCCTGGTGAACAGCGGGTCGGTCAGGGCCCGCTTGTGCAGCGGGTGGGCGCCCGACTCGGGACAGCACAGGAAGGCGGTGCCGAGCTGGGCGGCGGTGGCACCGGCGGCGAGGACGGCGGCGATCTGCGCGCCGCGCATGATCCCGCCGGTGGCGACGATCGGCAGGGCGACGCTCTCGCGGACCTGGGCGATCAGCGCGAGCAGCCCGGTGCCGGGGGCGTCGTCGGCGGGGTCGTCGCGGTAGGTGCCCTGGTGGCCGCCGGCCTCGGCGCCCTGGACGCAGACGGCGTCCGCACCGGCCTGCTGGGCGGCGAGCGCCTCTTCGGCGGAGGTGACGGTCACGATCGTGAACGTTCCCACCCGCGCGAAGGAGGCGAGGACCTCGGGCGTGGGGCAGCCGAAGGTGAAGGAGACGACCCGGACCGGGTCCTCCAGGAGGATCGCCAGCTTGGCGTCGTAGGCGTCGTCGCGGCCGTCGTCGGTCTCGCCGAGCGGGGTCTCGTACCAGGTGGCCTCGCCCGCGAGCTGATGGCGGTAGACCTCGACCGCGGCCGGGTCGGCGGGCCGCCCGGTCTGCGGCATGAAGAGGTTGACGCCGAAGGGCCGTGACGTGAGCCCGCGCACCTGCTTGATCTCCTGGTACAGCCCGCCGGCCGTCTTGTACCCGCCGGCCAGGAAGCCGAGCGCCCCCGCCGAACAGACGGCTCCGACCAGCTCGGGACCGGAGGCGCCCCCCGCCATGGGGGCCTGCACGATCGGAAACCGAGAGAGATCGTTCAGTGCGGTGCTGGACATACGGGCATCGTGTCATGCCCCTGCTTCCGGGCCGAATCCATCCGTCAGGTCCCGGAAGCACCGGCTCCGGGTACGGGAAGAGGCGGCGCCCACGGGCACCGCCCCTTCCCCACGTACGAGTCGCGCACGAGCGCCTACCGCCCGTTGAACGCGTCCTTCAACCGCGAGAACAGCCCCTGCTGCCCCGGCTGGAACTGGCCGGTCGGCCGTTCCTCGCCGCGCAGCTTGGCCAGTTCGCGCAGGAGCCGCTCCTGCTCCGCGTCGAGCTTCGCCGGGGTCTGCACCTCGACGTGCACGATCAGGTCGCCCCGGCCGTTGCCGCGCAGATGGGTGACGCCGCGGCCGTGCAGCGGGATCGACTGGCCGGACTGGGTGCCCGGGCGGATGTCGATCTCCTCGACGCCGTCGAGCGTCTGCAGCGGCACCTTCGTACCGAGCGCGCCCGCCGTCATCGGGATGGTAACCGTGCAGTGCAGGTCGTCCCCGCGCCGCTGGAAGGTCTCATGCGGCGTCTCGTGGATCTCGACGTACAGGTCACCGGCGGGGCCGCCGCCGGGGCCGACCTCGCCCTCGCCCGCGAGCTGGATCCGGGTGCCGTTGTCGACACCGGCCGGGATCTTGACCGTGAGGGTGCGCCGGGAGCGGACCCGGCCGTCGCCCGCGCACTCGGGGCACGGGGTCGGGACGACGGTGCCGAAGCCCTGGCACTGCGGGCAGGGGCGGGAGGTCATGACCTGGCCCAGGAAGGACCGGGTGACCTGGGAGACCTCGCCGCGACCGCGGCACATGTCGCAGGTCTGCGCGGAGGTGCCGGGCGCGGCGCCCTCACCGGAGCAGGTCGTGCAGACGACCGCCGTGTCGACCTGGATGTCCTTGGTGGTGCCGAAGGCCGCCTCGTTGAGGTCGATCTCCAGACGGATCATGGCGTCCTGGCCGCGGCGGGTCCGCGAGCGCGGGCCGCGCTGCGAAGCCGTACCGAAGAAGGCGTCCATGATGTCGGAGAAGTTGCCGAAGCCACCGGCTCCGAAGCCGCCCGCGCCGCCTCCGCCGGAGGCCGAGAGGGGGTCGCCGCCCAGGTCGTAGACCTGCTTCTTCTGCGGGTCCGAGAGGACCTCGTAGGCGGCGTTGATCTCCTTGAAGCGTTCCTGCGTCTTCGGATCGGGATTCACGTCCGGGTGCAGCTCGCGCGCGAGCCTCCGGAAGGCCTTCTTGATCTCGTCCTGGGACGCGTCGCGGCGCACGCCGAGTACGGCGTAGTAGTCCGTGGCCACTTACGACTCCGCCAGGATCTGTCCGACGTAACGTGCCACTGCGCGTACCGCTCCCATCGTTCCGGGGTAGTCCATGCGGGTCGGTCCGACCACGCCGAGTTTGGCGACTGCCTCGCCGCCCGAACCGTAGCCGACCGAGACGACGGACGTGGAGCTCAGCCCCTCGTGGGCGTTCTCGTGCCCGATGCGTACGGTCATGCCCGATTCCTTGGCCTCGCCGAGGAGCTTGAGGAGCACGACCTGCTCCTCGAGGGCTTCCAGGACGGGCCTGATCATCAGGGGGAAGTCGTGTCCGAAGCGGGTGAGATTGGCGGTGCCGCCGATCATCAGCCGCTCCTCGTGCTCCTCGACCAGGGTTTCGAGGAGGGTCGCGAGCACGGTCGTGACCGTCGCGCGGTCCTCGGTCTCCTCGAAGGACTCGGGGAGGTCCTGCACCAGCTGCGGCACGTCGGCGAACCGGCGGCCGACGACCCGGCTGTTGAGCCGGGCCCGCAGATCGGCGAGCGAGGTCTCGCCGAAGGGCGCGGGGCAGTCGATGACGCGCTGCTCGACCCGGCCGGTGTCGGTGATGAGCACCAGCATCAGGCGGGCGGGCGCCAGCGAGAGCAGCTCCACGTGCCGGACGGTCGAGCGGGTCAGCGAGGGGTACTGGACGACGGCGACCTGGCGGGTCAGCTGGGCGAGCAGCCGGACCGTGCGGCCGACGACGTCGTCGAGGTCCACCGCGCCGTCGAGGAAGTTGTGGATGGCCCGGCGCTCGGGCGTCGACAGCGGCTTGACGCCGGCCAGCCGGTCGACGAAGAGGCGGTAGCCCTTGTCGGTGGGGATGCGGCCGGCGCTGGTGTGGGGCTGGGCGATGAAGCCCTCCTCCTCCAGCACCGCCATGTCGTTGCGCACGGTGGCGGGCGAGACGCCGAGCTTGTGGCGCTCGGTGAGCGCCTTGGAGCCGACGGGCTCCTCCGTCCCGACATAGTCCTGGACGATGGCGCGCAGAACCTCGAGTCTGCGTTCGCTGAGCATCGTGCGTGCACCTCCAGCTCTCATCGTCGTTCCGGTTGCTCCGCTTTTGGCACTCGCCCTGCCCGAGTGCCAGCGATACCCCGGCCAGTGTACGGCGGCGGGCGTCGCTCCTGGCAAGGAGGCGGTGCCCCCGTCGGCTAGCGTCGCGGCATGGACGTGGATTGGGAAGCGTACGGGTGGGAGCGGCTCGCGGACGGGGTGGGCCGCCGGCGGCTGCCCGGCTGGGACGCCACGGTCGGACTGGTACTGGGGGAACGGGCCGTGCTGCTGTACGACACCGGCTCCTCGCTCGCGGAGGGCGCCGAGCTGCGGACGCAGATCGCGGGGCTCACGGGCGGCCGGAGAGTGACGCACATCGCACTGAGCCATCCGCATTTCGACCATGTGCTCGGCACGGCGGCGTTCGCGGGCGCGGAGGTCTTCGGCGCGGTGGGCTCCGACGAGCTGCTCGGCCGGGCGCGGGAGCGCGAGGCGCTGCGCGAGGACGCCGTGCGGCAGGGTCTCGACGCGACGGCGGCGGCCGAGGCGGCGGACGTCCTGGTGGCCCCCCGGCACGTGGTCTCCGGGGAGTGGACGCTCGACCTGGGCGGCCGGCAGGTCCTGCTGGCGAACGTCGGCCCCGGCCACTCGGGCCACGACCTGGCGCTGCTGGTCCCCGGCTCCCGCGAGGTGGTCTTCTGCGGCGATCTGGTCGAGGAGTCGGGCGAGCCGCAGGCCGGCCCGGACGCGATCCCCGCCCGCTGGCCGGACGCGCTCGACCGGCTGCTGGGGCTCGGCGGCGAGGACGCGGTGTACGTGCCGGGGCACGGGGCGGTGGTGGACGCCCCGTTCGTACGACTCCAGCGGGAGGAACTGGCGAGGCGCTTCTCCGTCGCATAACGTCGCCCGAATGCGCAGCTACGACCCGGATCTGACGCCCCCTTGGAAGAAGACGGCGCCCGTGCCCGAGGTGCCGGCCGACCGCGACCTCGTCGTCGAGGAGGTCACGACGGGCTTCTGCGGGGCGGTGATCCGCTGCGAGGCGGGCACGGTGACCCTGGAGGACCGCTTCGGCAAGCACCGGGTGTTCCCGCTGGACCCGCGCGGCTTCCTCCTGGAGGGCCGGGTGGTGACCCTGGTCCGCCCGTCCGCCGGCCCGGCCCGCCCCACCCGTACGGCCTCCGGCTCGGTCGCGGTGCCCGGCGCACGCGCGCGCGTGGCGCGAGCGGGCCGCATCTACGTGGAGGGCCGCCACGACGCCGAGCTGGTGGAGCGGGTCTGGGGTGACGACCTGCGCATCGAGGGCGTCGTCGTGGAGTACCTGGAGGGCGTCGACGACCTCCCGGCGATCGTCGCGGAGTTCGCCCCGGGCCCGGACGCCCGGCTGGGCGTCCTGGTGGACCACCTGGTCCCGGGTTCGAAGGAGTCGAAGATCGCCGCCCGGGTGACCTCGCCGGACGTGCTGGTCGTGGGACACCCGTACATCGACGTCTGGGAGGCGGTGAAGCCCTCCTCGGTGGGCATCCGGGCCTGGCCCCGGGTCCCCAGGGGCCAGGACTGGAAGACGGGCGTGTGCGAGGCCCTGGGCTGGCCGCCGAACACGGGCGCGGCCTGGCAGCACATCCTGTCGAAGGTGACGTCGTACAAGGACCTGGAGCCGGAGCTGCTGGGCCGGGTGGAGGAGCTGATCGACTTCGTGACGGCGCCGTAGGGGGCGGGCCGCACACCCGCCCCGCGCCGCTCTAGGACCCCTCCGAACCGCCGGTCAGGAGCCACGCCACCACGGCCCGGACGGCACCGGAGACGGCCGCGCCCGCCAGCGCGAGCCCCACCTTGAGGGAGATCTTCCGCTTCATCGTCGTCGCCTTTCGGGGTGACCGGTTGATGCCCCAACCCTCCGAGGACCACGGGGTGTTGCGCCAAGCGATACGCGTTGCGGATGCTGTGGGACACGGTCCGAGCGCGACCCCGAGGAGCGGCACGGGTGGATGAGGTCACGGCGGAACACGCCGGAGGGGACGAGCCGGTCGCACGGGGCCGCGCGGACGGGGACGAGCCGGTCGCGGCGGAGCTCGTGCCGCTGGACGATGTGGCGAAGGCCCGGTTCATGGGCCTGCGGCCGATCCCCGACCACGTCGAGGGCGAGCGCCGCGAACTCGCCGTGGCACTGCGCCGCTGCTTCTTCGAACTCGAATGCACCCTGCGCCGGTACGCCGTCCAGCGCAGCTACAGCGCGAGTAGCCTGAGCCGCTACCTCAGCGGCGAGACCCCCGCGCCCGACCACTTCGTCAACGCCCTGATGGACGACGTCGGCAAGAAGCTGGGCCGCCCGATGTCCCCGCAGGCACGCCAGGCCGTGATCCTCATGCAGCGCGCGGCCCTCAAATCGGTCAACACCCGCGCCTGGCAGATCCAGCGGCTGGAGGACCAACTGGCCGCCGCCCTCCAGGAGAAGGCCGTCGCCAGGACGATGGCCGACGCGGTGGCCACCGCCCTCCACGAGCACCAGGAACGCGTCGTGACGCTGGAGGCCGAACGGCAGGCGCTCACCGAGGAGGTGGCCGCGCAGCGGACCGCCGGCATCGAGCTGGCCCTGTTGCGCGCGGAGCAACACCGCGTGCTCACCGACCACGAGGCCCTGCGCCGGCGGGTCGCCGAGCTGGAAGCGGCCCTGGAAGCGGCCGAACAGCGTGTTGCGCTCGCCGAGCAACGCTGCGCCGACCTGGAACACACCCTGCTCGCGGCCGACGCCGCGGCGGCCGCGGAGGAGGAGGCGGACCGGCGGAGGACCGAGGAGAGGCTGGCTCGCAGCCAGGAGGAACTGGAGAGGCTCCGGCGGGAGGTCGCCTCGCTCCGGTCCCGGCCGGCGGAGAGTACGCCACCGGGTCGACACGACTGGATGGGGGACGGCCCCGCACCGGGACCTGAACCCGGATCGCGGCGGGAAACCGACCCCGAGGCCCAGCCGCAGACCGCGACCCCGCCCCCATCCCGGTCGCGACCGCAGACCGCGACCCCGCTCCTGGCCCACCCTGAAACGCAAACCCAGCCGCAGCCGCAGCCGCAGCCCGATGTGCCGCAGCCCGATGTGCCGCCGTCCCCGCTCCCGTCGCCCCGGACGGCCCCCGCGTCCCACGTCACCGTCGTCTTCGCGGCCCCTCAGCGCCCCTGGGGCACATGGATCGCGCACCGGCTGGAGCGGCACGGCCACCGCGCCACGCTCCAGCGCTGGGACCCGCCCCGCGAGGTCCCCCTGGAGCAGGTGCTCCGCGACCTCCTGCTCGCCCGGGGCCAG is from Streptomyces venezuelae ATCC 10712 and encodes:
- a CDS encoding ribonuclease Z codes for the protein MSVRELVVLGTASQVPTRHRNHNGYLLRWDGQGILFDPGEGTQRQMLRAGVAAHDIDRICVTHFHGDHSLGLAGVIQRINLDQVPHPVTAHYPASGQHFFERLRYATAYRETVRLTEGPVAADGPLAVTDAYTLDACRLSHPVESYGYRLTEPDGRRILPERLAAHGITGPDVGRIQREGVLDGVTLDEVSEVRRGQRFAFVMDTRLCDGVHALAEGADMLVIESTFLDEDVRLATDHGHLTAGQAAAVARDAGVRHLVLTHFSQRYSDPAEFERQARAAGFDGELSIAQDLMRVPVPKRT
- a CDS encoding adenosine deaminase, with amino-acid sequence MPVPKAELHLHIEGTLEPELAFALAARGGVTLPYADAAALREAYRFSDLQSFLDLYYGLMAVLRTAEDFTELTDAYLERAAAQGVRHAEIFFDPQAHAARGVPLGTVVEGIGASLERSEERYGISTRLIMCFLRDESAESALATLDAAKPYLDRITGVGLDSAEVGNPPAKFREVYEEAARLGLRRVAHAGEEGPAAYVREALDVLGVERVDHGLRCMDDPELVDRLARERVPLTLCPLSNVRLRVIDTLADHPLRAMMEAGLLVTVNSDDPAYFGGYVGENFDGVRDALGLTGEQLRELARNSFEASFLEDDEARRERYLAEVEAYQFDGE
- a CDS encoding MBL fold metallo-hydrolase produces the protein MDVDWEAYGWERLADGVGRRRLPGWDATVGLVLGERAVLLYDTGSSLAEGAELRTQIAGLTGGRRVTHIALSHPHFDHVLGTAAFAGAEVFGAVGSDELLGRAREREALREDAVRQGLDATAAAEAADVLVAPRHVVSGEWTLDLGGRQVLLANVGPGHSGHDLALLVPGSREVVFCGDLVEESGEPQAGPDAIPARWPDALDRLLGLGGEDAVYVPGHGAVVDAPFVRLQREELARRFSVA
- the hrcA gene encoding heat-inducible transcriptional repressor HrcA, producing MLSERRLEVLRAIVQDYVGTEEPVGSKALTERHKLGVSPATVRNDMAVLEEEGFIAQPHTSAGRIPTDKGYRLFVDRLAGVKPLSTPERRAIHNFLDGAVDLDDVVGRTVRLLAQLTRQVAVVQYPSLTRSTVRHVELLSLAPARLMLVLITDTGRVEQRVIDCPAPFGETSLADLRARLNSRVVGRRFADVPQLVQDLPESFEETEDRATVTTVLATLLETLVEEHEERLMIGGTANLTRFGHDFPLMIRPVLEALEEQVVLLKLLGEAKESGMTVRIGHENAHEGLSSTSVVSVGYGSGGEAVAKLGVVGPTRMDYPGTMGAVRAVARYVGQILAES
- a CDS encoding histidine triad nucleotide-binding protein, whose product is MAGEPQSDCLFCKIVAGEVPATIVRETETTVAFRDINPQAPTHVLVIPRLHYPDAASLAAAEPAVAADILREAGEVAAQEKVDGSGFRIVFNTGAGAGQTVFHAHAHVLGGRGLNWPPG
- a CDS encoding nitronate monooxygenase, whose product is MSSTALNDLSRFPIVQAPMAGGASGPELVGAVCSAGALGFLAGGYKTAGGLYQEIKQVRGLTSRPFGVNLFMPQTGRPADPAAVEVYRHQLAGEATWYETPLGETDDGRDDAYDAKLAILLEDPVRVVSFTFGCPTPEVLASFARVGTFTIVTVTSAEEALAAQQAGADAVCVQGAEAGGHQGTYRDDPADDAPGTGLLALIAQVRESVALPIVATGGIMRGAQIAAVLAAGATAAQLGTAFLCCPESGAHPLHKRALTDPLFTRTAFTRAFSGRPARGLVNRFMREHGPYAPAAYPEIHHLTAPIRKAAATAGDAQGMALWAGQGHRLARELPAGQLVEVLAAELDTALSELAHRSAS
- a CDS encoding 16S rRNA (uracil(1498)-N(3))-methyltransferase, with amino-acid sequence MTAPVFVVDAVPGPGSFLLDGPEGRHAVSVKRLREGEELVLADGGGRWAACVVLAAEGKDQLTVRVDEVHEDPAEEPRITVVQALPKGDRGELAVETMTETGVDAIVPWAASRCITQWKGDRGLKALAKWRSTAREAGKQSRRSRFPEVAEPMTTKQVAALLAGADFAAVLHEDRDHPSGALATAELPAKGAIVLVVGPEGGVSPEELAVFEAAGAKPYRLGRSVLRTSTAGTAATALVLGRTGRWS
- a CDS encoding ATP-binding protein; translation: MADESPLIRSLRAAVTAAPGDVPLRLHFAELLLAEGRNDEAVAEAAVALQHAPGDTDARALMVRAMGMPPATPPAPAPAPATPPAPAPTERATGPVEPPPPPVGPVPAFDWDAAEQQVRDVVGPRFLDDPQAAEGEGTAGDADAWDVDAPGSVRLADVGGMDEVKERLEAAFLAPMRNPELRKLYGKSLRGGLLLYGPPGCGKTFIARAVAGELGANFLTVSLSDVLDMWIGASEKNIHDIFETARRQAPCVVFLDELDALGAKRSRTHHSGLRNVVNQLLTELDGIASGAGNEGVFVLAATNVPWDVDIALRRPGRLDRTLLVLPPDATAREAILRYHLRERPIEAVDLGKLVKATEDFSGADLAHVCETAAEAALLDSARSGSVRLIGTKDLLTAAKQIKPSTEPWFAAARNVAMFANEGGLYDDLLAHLKRKRKL
- a CDS encoding tetratricopeptide repeat protein, whose amino-acid sequence is MTTPAALLRAEALYDTGRYAQAGELVAQHLAGEPEDAEALVLLARCHHRAEDQPAALDAVDRALRAEPELLMAWLMRVQILLALRRFQDAEAAARYAVQLAPQYWGTHYALGTALAQFAEHARTPARTREAYEAARAAVSLAPEEDAAHFLVGLTAQRRGDHATAQRAYETTLRLNPQSSEAHNNLSLLRLRRRWFRRGAWTQAAEGFVASAALDLQDRKARYNLEAMAWNTAAGARWVALVGFLASAVAGAAVPDGATWAEAAVPLLVGLAVLLGAWTGWAVWIGRRVPPRLRRPMLLVARNCRPVLFMAGAVGLLGLSSFASLALWSFDSGVVRAVGTPLFWGVIITYWVSRSFLNRRAPKD
- the dnaJ gene encoding molecular chaperone DnaJ is translated as MATDYYAVLGVRRDASQDEIKKAFRRLARELHPDVNPDPKTQERFKEINAAYEVLSDPQKKQVYDLGGDPLSASGGGGAGGFGAGGFGNFSDIMDAFFGTASQRGPRSRTRRGQDAMIRLEIDLNEAAFGTTKDIQVDTAVVCTTCSGEGAAPGTSAQTCDMCRGRGEVSQVTRSFLGQVMTSRPCPQCQGFGTVVPTPCPECAGDGRVRSRRTLTVKIPAGVDNGTRIQLAGEGEVGPGGGPAGDLYVEIHETPHETFQRRGDDLHCTVTIPMTAGALGTKVPLQTLDGVEEIDIRPGTQSGQSIPLHGRGVTHLRGNGRGDLIVHVEVQTPAKLDAEQERLLRELAKLRGEERPTGQFQPGQQGLFSRLKDAFNGR